Proteins encoded by one window of Glycine soja cultivar W05 chromosome 15, ASM419377v2, whole genome shotgun sequence:
- the LOC114386091 gene encoding protein MAIN-LIKE 1-like — MTYAQPGPIDGSLLRLQDNHVSNQVWEDQERMIRPRYNSIWAFTNLDRIDNRVKNLITLAGFDHVINVRKVDINQHLVSALVERWRTETHTFHFPHGEATITLQDVALQLDLKIDGLPVTGIITGNVRVACQTLLGENDLSKLAATKFSATSR; from the coding sequence ATGACATATGCACAACCCGGACCAATTGATGGCTCATTGTTGCGCTTACAAGACAACCATGTTTCTAATCAAGTGTGGGAAGACCAAGAGAGAATGATTCGTCCGAGGTATAATTCTATTTGGGCTTTTACCAACTTGGATCGGATAGATAATCGGGTCAAAAATCTAATCACTTTAGCTGGTTTCGATCATGTTATAAATGTCAGAAAAGTTGATATTAACCAACATTTGGTTAGTGCGTTGGTTGAACGTTGGAGAACCGAGACACACACATTTCATTTTCCACATGGAGAAGCAACCATTACTTTACAGGATGTGGCCTTACAGTTGGACTTAAAGATTGATGGATTGCCGGTAACTGGTATCATCACCGGTAATGTACGTGTTGCTTGTCAGACATTACTAGGGGAAAATGATTTGTCTAAGTTGGCTGCGACAAAATTTTCAGCAACTTCTCGTTGA